In the bacterium genome, one interval contains:
- a CDS encoding SDR family NAD(P)-dependent oxidoreductase, with the protein MTRTVLIAGASRGLGLEFVHQYGADGWQVLAGLRDPSAAAFPPGTAALPLDVRDDASITALAAALPDLLELAVVCAGAIGNKNGDYTTPTVDDFDAVMQTNVRGPIALIEALAPRMAADGTIAVLSSRMGSIADAESPFALLYRCSKAATNMAVKCASMAFAERGPRVIALHPGWVRTEMGGPQAPLLPPESVAGMRAVIDDADRFASGGFYNYQGQPLPW; encoded by the coding sequence ATGACCCGCACCGTGCTGATCGCAGGCGCCTCGCGCGGCCTCGGCCTGGAATTCGTGCACCAGTACGGCGCCGACGGCTGGCAGGTGCTGGCCGGCCTGCGGGACCCTTCGGCCGCGGCGTTTCCGCCGGGCACCGCGGCGCTGCCCCTCGACGTCCGCGACGACGCCTCGATCACCGCCCTGGCCGCGGCGCTGCCGGACCTGCTCGAACTCGCCGTGGTGTGCGCCGGCGCCATCGGCAACAAGAATGGCGACTACACGACGCCGACCGTTGACGATTTCGACGCCGTGATGCAGACCAACGTCCGCGGCCCGATCGCCCTCATCGAGGCCCTCGCGCCCCGCATGGCGGCGGACGGCACGATCGCGGTGCTGAGCTCGCGGATGGGTTCGATCGCTGACGCCGAGAGTCCGTTTGCGCTGCTCTACCGCTGCTCGAAGGCCGCCACCAACATGGCGGTCAAATGCGCATCGATGGCTTTCGCCGAGCGCGGCCCCCGGGTGATCGCGCTGCACCCGGGCTGGGTCCGGACCGAGATGGGCGGCCCGCAGGCCCCCTTGCTGCCCCCCGAGTCGGTCGCCGGCATGCGCGCGGTGATCGACGACGCCGACCGCTTTGCGAGCGGCGGCTTCTACAACTACCAGGGCCAGCCCCTGCCCTGGTAG
- a CDS encoding PaaI family thioesterase, protein MAPPRLHPDYGLDRLNERCPGTLPGWYGFQATALEPGRLDAAMTIRPDMLAPNGFLHAASVVALADTACGFATLAHLPVGAQAFTTIELKSNFLGTRTEGRLDATATAVHCGRNTHVWDAEVCGEDGGRIALFRCTQMILWPRA, encoded by the coding sequence ATGGCCCCCCCGCGACTGCACCCCGACTACGGCCTCGACCGGCTCAACGAACGCTGCCCCGGCACCCTGCCCGGCTGGTACGGATTCCAGGCCACCGCGCTCGAGCCAGGGCGGCTCGACGCGGCAATGACGATCCGACCGGACATGCTGGCCCCCAACGGCTTCCTGCACGCCGCCTCGGTCGTCGCGCTGGCGGACACCGCCTGCGGCTTCGCGACCCTCGCCCACCTGCCGGTGGGGGCCCAGGCCTTTACGACCATCGAACTGAAGAGCAACTTCCTCGGCACCCGCACCGAGGGCCGTCTCGACGCGACCGCGACAGCCGTCCATTGTGGCCGCAATACCCACGTCTGGGACGCCGAGGTGTGCGGCGAGGATGGCGGCCGCATCGCCCTCTTCCGCTGCACCCAGATGATCCTCTGGCCCCGCGCCTGA